The Musa acuminata AAA Group cultivar baxijiao chromosome BXJ1-8, Cavendish_Baxijiao_AAA, whole genome shotgun sequence genomic sequence GTCTTCTTCACTATGAGTTTTCTCGGATCAATAATAGCACATTCAGATTTATATCATCTGACTCTGTTACAGCAGGATATTAACTGACAGGTGCCGTATCTACATAATATTCTACAGATTAGTATAAATTATTAGatgagaatttaatttttttatatctgaTACATCACCATCCAAACAATATCTTAGATATTAACttgtaaatattttaatatattacctTAATGTGGCAGGACTAACATCCTCATCATtcgtcaaaaaaaaaaagggaaaataaagtTGAAGCAAGATTGCAACTCTCACGAAACTTTGTGGTAGACAATCACATGGGTACTTATTTGGCTTATTAGTAGCATTTGCTGCGTGCTTTCCATAAGAAAGATGCTGGTCCAACCATTACCAATAGCCACAGTACAGACTTGTGTCAGCAACATTTAATATCCATAGCCACATTTGCAAGCTGTAAAACGTAGGATAAAGCTTATCCCAATCTTGTCAGATTGATTCATCATGTTTTTCACGTTAGCCGCCCCCCCAGTTTTCTTCCATGCATGCGACAAAGCTAGCGATCGAGACGACTCGTCTGTCAAGGTTCTCTTTGTTACGTCCGTGGATGCATCTGTCAAGAGAATAATAGTGAGATATCATTAGGTTGTCAAGTGTTACTAAACCTCTTCGTTATCAATCTTGTGGAGAAGGCATATTGACATTTAATAGGGTAAGGACGTTGTCATCTGAAAAACGTGAGCGGTGGAAGAAAAGACAAAGTCTTCATCAAAGGACGAAGTACTACTAAACTGGCGACAACATGGTGAGGGCTAATCCATTGTCTTCGTAAACGTTTCCATGTTTCCACCGGGTTTCAGCATCTGTTCATGCACACTCGATCTCTATATAAGAAGAAGCGCACTGCGATCACATAACCTGCACCGATTCCTCCTGTATCTCCGAGCATGAGGAACTCTAGAATTCCATTCCAATGGCTGAGTGCTTCACTAGCCCTCCTCGTCGTCCTCCAATCACATGTCATGGCAACGGAAGCAAGTGGTGTTGGTGAGTGGCCTTCTAAGACCGTGCTTTAGGTCTCATGTAAATTTAGGCCTCTTTGATTGAGTCATCTCGTTTTACTGGTAGGAGCTGATTGGGAGTACAGCTACGATCCATGTAGCGAGCTCGGACCTCAACACTGGGGAGACCTTCATGAAGAATGGGAGACGTGCAAAACTGGAGAACAACAATCACCCATTTCGATTAAACCAAGCAATATCATCGTCAACCCATCACTGGGGAGCTTGAGAACAAATTACGGCACCAGACCTGCTTTCTTGCAGAACAAGGGGCATGAGATCCTGGTAATCGAGAAACAGAGTCCGGAATGCCCTCATGTCTTGGCTTTAACAGTACTGAATCCTACGTTCTCTGTGATGTTGCATGCGTGTCAGGTGAATTGGACGTGGTCGCCAGGAGATCTTGTGATCGGCGAGAAGACATTCCATCTCCGGCAGTGCCACTGGCACTCACCGTCCGAGCATGAACTCTATGGCAAAAGGTTCGAACTACAAAGTTTATTGCTACTTGTAGATCCAGCGATCGGCAAGCTCAACTCCTAGTTTTGTCGACAGGTATCCCTTGGAGTTGCACATGGTGCACACTACTCGGGAGGGAGAAATAGCAGTCATTGGCATGTTGTACGAGTTTGGTCACTTTACTGATCCCCTCTTGAACCAGGTTCGCATTCCCCTCCAATAATTGCTTGACATGCAGGTGGAAGGATTATTATGTCTCTCTCGTCAGCTGCTGGACTAACTCTTTCCCCTCTTTCTCCTTTCGGTCTCTTTTGGCACAGTTGTCGGAGGGCCTAATAGCTCTCCAGAGTCAGGACAACGTGTATGTGGGGACTATCCGCCCACCTCTTATAGGTGCGAGAGAACCATACTTCAGGTACAGTGGCTCTTTGACAACCCCACCTTGCGGTGAGCCGGTTACATGGACGGTGATGAAAGAGGTACGCGTGTGCCTACCGCCACTCCTTTACCATCTCCTCATGGAAGTCGAATGATCATTCTCCGAATCGTATGGTGTTGTTTAGGTGAAGAGAGTAACGGAGAGTCAACTGGCGTCGCTGAGGATTCCCGTGCATGATGTACGTGTGGTGTTTGATCTTTTTCCCATGCATCAGATGAAGCGTTTTGTTTCTTGCATTGCCTAACCATCGTCTTCCTTCAACCCTCGTTCTCGCAGAAGGACAACGCAAGACCAGTTCAGCCCATCAAAGGACGCAACGTGTACAAGTACGAGCCGCCGCACGAAGACCATGCCAGCTCTTAAAGCGAAACTGTGGATGAGCACCGCCGACGACGCACACTTCCATGCCTGAAAAGGATGATGAAATGGGGTTGCTACTTCTGCTATGTATATTGCTGGGGTAGAAGCCATCTATCTACCAGTAAAAAATAGTTCGTCACACCTACTATGTAATATGCCAACGTCCGTTGTCTGGAAATAAATGGTACATCACGTTTGATTACCTAATAAgcttgttttttttctttgggaAATTAAAGATCAAATACAGCCAAGAGAGATGTGTTTCTTATGGGAAACACACTGAGCGTCACTAGAAATCAGATCTTTGGATCACGAGAGCTGTACTAGAAAGAACTTTTTCTTGGGACCCGAGGCTGCAGGCTTTTACCTCCTCCGACCAAGTATTTTGTAGCCACAGACTTGTGTGTAATTTTGATGGAGGTGAGAGATAGAATACGAAACTTGAGGAGGAAACCAGATCAGACTAGTGGGACGTGATCAACGAAGTCATATCCCTCCATCAATAATTGGTATCATGTTCATGGCATCTACAAATATTTGAATCAATCTTGTTTATGGACAAGACCATAATTTGTCTGTCTTCATTGGCAGAGAAAAATGAGTAGGACCGAGCATGTTTTATCTGACAACTTCTCATGAAGAATATAAAGTAAATACATGATTAGCAGAACAACAAGGAATTAGCAAAAACAAATAAGTAAATACATCATTACCGGACCATCATCCATTGGTCCGGTAATGATGTATTTGTGTGGACACTGATTGTAGTACTATTATAGCATGTTGATGAATGtctgttattttttatatttcaataaATATGTAATTTGAGAGTGTTAGTAGATGCAAAATATAAACTATTTCTGAGTAAGATTGATGTAAATTGGAGAGCTTGGTATTTTGTAATGCAGTATTACTCTGAATGATACAAGTAGTTTCATACACAGTACTTCCAGTGGTCAGTCTCTTATTGCAAAATCTTGTTATCTTCTTTAACATATTATATCATTAgcatgtcaaatcaaaatcatcatattggttttaatttaattcttgggcatatatatggatatatctcTAGAGGGGTTGAAAGTCACCAAGCTAACTATGTGAAAGCTGCATCAAGTTTAGGAAAACTAAAGAAACCTATTTATGAAAAACAAGAGAAC encodes the following:
- the LOC135588998 gene encoding alpha carbonic anhydrase 7-like — translated: MRNSRIPFQWLSASLALLVVLQSHVMATEASGVGADWEYSYDPCSELGPQHWGDLHEEWETCKTGEQQSPISIKPSNIIVNPSLGSLRTNYGTRPAFLQNKGHEILVNWTWSPGDLVIGEKTFHLRQCHWHSPSEHELYGKRYPLELHMVHTTREGEIAVIGMLYEFGHFTDPLLNQLSEGLIALQSQDNVYVGTIRPPLIGAREPYFRYSGSLTTPPCGEPVTWTVMKEVKRVTESQLASLRIPVHDKDNARPVQPIKGRNVYKYEPPHEDHASS